The Henckelia pumila isolate YLH828 chromosome 2, ASM3356847v2, whole genome shotgun sequence genome includes a window with the following:
- the LOC140883050 gene encoding F-box protein At2g27310-like: protein MSSPTSSTATSADHGVGTPITAIHSDIVRSHILNRLDGPTLTSTSCASTHLLSLCNDDHLWREICNSTWPSTTDPRLRDAISAFPSGYRSFYSDAFPAVGHQRSAKRNKKRASPAGRSGPSELISAVDIFCGDKLVYSKVMVSETHSGWFICSPFRIDLLDPKETVPTTLKFDGEDGDCMEIASDRLRVSWVLIDPAKNRAVNVASLNAVEVRRHWLTEEVQLRFATVAAGGDGELVQCAVIVTCGGREGEEMHAREVYMQVEDMEGKIVCGMESLGILREAMEGQRCRSSRRTEKENYEMLVKMKIDCMERKKKRERSLDMAFVATGVSIFLAVFIHFLYR, encoded by the coding sequence CATCCGCCGATCACGGCGTAGGAACTCCGATCACCGCCATCCATTCAGATATCGTTCGATCCCACATATTGAACAGGCTCGATGGCCCCACCCTCACCTCCACCAGCTGCGCTTCCACTCACTTGCTTTCTCTGTGCAACGACGATCATCTCTGGCGGGAGATTTGCAACTCCACTTGGCCATCCACCACCGACCCCCGTCTACGGGATGCCATCTCCGCCTTCCCTTCCGGCTATCGTTCCTTCTACTCCGACGCCTTCCCCGCAGTCGGCCACCAACGCTCCGCCAAGAGAAACAAGAAACGGGCTTCTCCGGCGGGAAGATCGGGCCCTTCTGAATTGATCTCAGCCGTGGATATTTTCTGTGGCGACAAGCTAGTATACTCCAAAGTCATGGTTTCGGAGACTCATTCAGGCTGGTTCATCTGTTCCCCTTTCAGAATAGATCTCTTAGACCCTAAAGAAACAGTTCCAACGACGCTGAAATTCGACGGAGAAGACGGTGACTGCATGGAAATCGCATCCGATCGCCTGAGAGTCAGCTGGGTTCTCATCGACCCCGCCAAGAATCGGGCGGTGAACGTGGCCAGCCTAAACGCCGTGGAGGTGCGGCGGCACTGGCTGACCGAGGAAGTACAGCTTCGGTTCGCCACCGTGGCGGCCGGAGGCGACGGCGAGCTTGTTCAGTGTGCCGTGATTGTCACTTGCGGCGGAAGAGAAGGGGAGGAGATGCACGCGAGGGAGGTATACATGCAGGTGGAGGACATGGAAGGTAAGATCGTGTGCGGGATGGAGAGTCTGGGAATTTTACGGGAAGCCATGGAAGGGCAGAGATGCAGAAGTAGCCGAAGAACAGAGAAAGAGAACTATGAAATGCTGGTGAAGATGAAGATAGATTGTATGGAGAGAAAGAAGAAGAGGGAGAGGAGCTTGGATATGGCGTTCGTAGCCACCGGAGTCTCCATTTTCTTGGCTGTTTTCATACATTTTCtgtatagatag